The Setaria viridis chromosome 6, Setaria_viridis_v4.0, whole genome shotgun sequence genome includes the window ctcctctcgctcccAACCCAACAAAAAAATGTTTCTTTCTCGCGAACTTCTTCCATGGCGGCGCCCCACCCATGGCCCCCAGGCCCTGGCGGGTCGCCTCCTGAGTTCCTCCTCACCCCACTCCTACACAGACGACGATCCACCGTTTACGCGGATCCCTAAGAGCCCACCTCGAGcgccctcgacgccgccgccgccgccgcccccgaagCCCAAGGCCCTGGCGGGAAATATCAGGCCCGACGAGCCTGCGCACTCCGACCTTCCCTTCGACTTCAGGTACTCGTACTCGGAGACGGACCCGGCGTGGAGGCCCATCGGGTTCCGCGAGCCCACCCGGTTCTCGCCCTTCGGCCCCGGCCGCCTTGACCGGCCATGGGACGGTGTCGCcgccgggcgaggcggaggcggggatggagAAGGCGTTGAGAGGAGCAGGGAGGAGGTTCTTGGGGAACCGCtgtcggaggaggaggtcgcggaGCTGGTTGAGAGGTACCGGCACAGCGACTGCTCACGGCAGATCAATTTGGGTGAGTTTTGCTGCTCCCAGTACCAAAATGGTGTATCCTTATGTTGGTGATGCTTTTTGTTAGAGATTACCAAACCTGGTGTTGGTTAGTTGTTTGATTAAGCTTAGTCAAGTGCCATTTTTGTGAAATGGGCTGGATCTTATGAAAAGAAATTGTACCAGCAAGATAGTTGGTATTGGTTTCAAAAGATTGAACCTAAAGATTGCTCATGTCTGTGAATGCTCCATCTTTTCATTTGCGTGTGGGTCACCTTTTTACATCTGCAAAAAGTTCAATCAATGCCTCTTGAAGTGTTCACTTTTGGGGGTGAAATGTGCAAGGAAAATGTGTTGTTGTTGGCATTGGCATATAGGGGAAATGGTGCTTGGTTGCAGTTTCCTCTTCTCTTGAGTAGAAAAGATCAAAATTTGCAGTAGTATTTTCTAAACCTTGCAAGTTTTGCTCATATAGCATAGAATCAATTTTGCATTCTGAACAATTAATATCATGGGTTGGATTAACATCTTAATATGAAGCATCATAATGAATACCAAATTGTATGTAAAATCCATGTGTTGCATTGCATGTAAAGGATGTTAGCAGAATATACTGGTTCGGTGTTGCATCTGAATTTTTTCCTCAGTCATGTCAAGGACATTCCATTTATCTTAGAAAGATTTCTGTGCTCTGGTAAAAAATGATGTTTCATGCTCTCAGGTAAAGGTGGTGTAACGCACAATATGCTCGATGACATCCACAACCACTGGAAACGTGCAGAAGCTGTGAGGATCAAATGTCTGGGAGTGCCAACACTtgacatggacaacatatgCTTCCATCTCGAGGTCTACATGCTTGAGAATACTAGGATATGTTCTCTTCTCTCTGTGCCTATTTGTCATGTCCTCATGTGAGTGCACATTGTGCAGGATAAAACAGGTGGCAAAATCATATACCGCAACATAAACATCCTTATCTTGCATCGTGGTCGGAACTATGATCCAAAACAGAGGCCTGCCATACCATTGATGTTGTGGAAACCATTAGCTCCCATTTATCCTAGGCTTGTGCAAAATGTTGCTGAAGGGATGACTTTTGAGGAAACAAAAGAATTGAGGAACAAAGGGTTAAATTCTCCACCACTTACGAAACTGAGTAAGTTGAGACTACTTTATAAGCATTTGAATTATATGAGCTCACAACTCCATCATGTGGTTCCGATATTGAGTTATTTGTTTcatcaaagtttgaatctttCTGCGTTGTGCAGCTAGGAATGGTGTCTATGTCAATGTTGTTGATAAAGTGAGAGAGGCCTTTAAGACTGTGGAAGTTGTCAGACTAGATTGCTCTCATGTTGGGACTAGTGACTGCAAGAAAATTGGTGTGAAGCTGAGGGTATGTTCCATTGTTCCTAGGCATCTGCTGCCATATTATACACTCAGTCttcccttttttttaagtttctatgcatctagaagTATTACTGTCTTAACCTCTAGTTTGCGAGCCATAGAAAATTTGATGATTGTTtcatttattctttttttttcatttcacagGATTTGGTTCCCTGTGTTCCCATATTATTTAAAGACGAACAAATTATACTCTGGAGTGGGAAAGTTAATCAGGAGCATTCAGTTTCAGCTCAGTGCACTTCCAGGCCACAATGATGCTAGCATCTGCCTATACCCAGAGAAGTTGCTAACACAAGCTGCTTCGATGACTTTCCCCTGGATATGATCTCTGAAAATTACATGGTAACTGTTTTCAGATGGTGGGTTACAAGGAACTGCAGCTAATGATCAGATTGGTCGTCTACATTTTCTTGGTGTTGGTTTGCTGCCAAGGATGCAGTGCCGCAGAAAAGAGAATGATACCTGCTCCAGTTTGAGTGCACAGCAATCTAATGCTTACTGTTTCAATATGCAGCCGCATCTTCAGAAAGTGATGCATTACGATCACTTGTAGTTCCTGCAGTGGGATCCGTATAGTCAGTCTTCCATCCTCTGGCCTCAACTGTttcattctgtagctttgacTGTCTGGATGGAAATCGCTACTCTA containing:
- the LOC117860568 gene encoding CRS2-associated factor 2, mitochondrial — translated: MGSRVDLAGPNHANQGPTKPSSVLKPQNDQPGSSSSSRSQPNKKMFLSRELLPWRRPTHGPQALAGRLLSSSSPHSYTDDDPPFTRIPKSPPRAPSTPPPPPPPKPKALAGNIRPDEPAHSDLPFDFRYSYSETDPAWRPIGFREPTRFSPFGPGRLDRPWDGVAAGRGGGGDGEGVERSREEVLGEPLSEEEVAELVERYRHSDCSRQINLGKGGVTHNMLDDIHNHWKRAEAVRIKCLGVPTLDMDNICFHLEDKTGGKIIYRNINILILHRGRNYDPKQRPAIPLMLWKPLAPIYPRLVQNVAEGMTFEETKELRNKGLNSPPLTKLTRNGVYVNVVDKVREAFKTVEVVRLDCSHVGTSDCKKIGVKLRDLVPCVPILFKDEQIILWSGKVNQEHSVSAQCTSRPQ